In the genome of Phosphitispora fastidiosa, one region contains:
- the nrfD gene encoding NrfD/PsrC family molybdoenzyme membrane anchor subunit produces the protein MHEIAWPVIIAIYLFVAGDGVAAFYTGILANTFSKGKYERIAKIGSYIGVPLIILGLLMLIIDLGRPLSFWHFVLGENFLPLFRVSSTMSLGTWLLTAFTIFGGGYALTWLAEEKFARGWPVLKYFSSRPGLRKILGYLALPFAVLIACYTGVLLASTAAPMWNSTPYLGLLFLLSATSAGLSSIILILAATKSDRHLIYTFSKADAIVDILELVVFIILMIRLSSSAPEAAALLLNGEFSTLFWLGIVAFGLVVPLVMEIYELASSEKNVINTVVPVLSAVLILIGSFLTRVVILYAGQANF, from the coding sequence ATGCATGAAATAGCTTGGCCGGTAATTATAGCCATATACCTGTTTGTGGCAGGTGATGGAGTAGCGGCGTTTTATACGGGTATTCTGGCAAACACCTTTAGTAAGGGGAAATATGAGCGCATAGCCAAGATAGGGTCATATATCGGGGTGCCCCTGATAATTCTAGGTCTTCTGATGCTGATAATTGACCTGGGACGACCCCTCAGTTTCTGGCACTTTGTATTGGGAGAAAATTTTCTGCCTCTGTTTCGGGTAAGTTCCACTATGTCTCTCGGAACCTGGCTGCTGACGGCATTCACCATATTTGGCGGCGGGTATGCCCTTACCTGGCTGGCAGAAGAAAAGTTTGCCAGGGGATGGCCTGTTCTGAAATATTTTTCTTCCCGACCGGGGCTGCGGAAAATACTGGGATATTTAGCCCTGCCCTTTGCCGTATTGATTGCATGTTACACCGGGGTCCTGCTGGCAAGTACTGCAGCGCCGATGTGGAACAGCACCCCATATTTGGGCCTCCTTTTTCTGTTGTCAGCAACTTCTGCCGGTCTTTCCAGCATAATTCTGATACTGGCAGCCACCAAATCAGACAGACATCTTATTTATACCTTTTCCAAGGCAGATGCCATTGTTGATATTCTTGAGCTGGTAGTTTTTATTATACTTATGATAAGGTTGAGTTCATCTGCCCCCGAAGCTGCCGCCCTGCTGCTTAACGGCGAATTCAGCACACTTTTCTGGCTGGGCATAGTGGCTTTCGGGCTGGTAGTGCCCCTTGTCATGGAAATATATGAATTGGCTTCAAGTGAGAAAAATGTAATCAATACTGTTGTGCCTGTGTTGTCGGCAGTGCTTATCCTGATCGGTAGTTTTCTTACCAGGGTGGTAATATTGTATGCCGGTCAGGCAAATTTCTGA
- the larA gene encoding nickel-dependent lactate racemase, which yields MGVEVSLKYGDEWVKAIIPEAWSLTEVKPNQLPEVADLEQEVINCIRSPRGCSPLKLMVEGMEQIAIVISDHTRPLPSGTLLPILCNELEQAGIKRDKITVVIGGGNHRPATESEKKHLMGPLYGKLQCFHSAETGYRVLGVTTRGTPVEVSVPVAAADMVISLGNIELHQLAGYSGGVKSIAIGTASKRAIEHNHRLTCLQENAVGVLDGNLVREDMEEFARCTKLRFIINVVLNEGKEVTAVVAGDPVAAHRAGCSFAKRMYTAEVDYPAEIVIVSPGGSPRDNAVYQAQKAVGNALKVAANGGIIIVTARCPEGFGDPVFEQWLKEAAGLAELEERTHKEFVLGGHKAAFIIKAVKQCRVFWVSEMQAADVARLFFTPFNSLQAAVDAAATEVGAQARAIIMPWGGLTFPFC from the coding sequence TTGGGTGTTGAGGTTAGTCTGAAGTATGGGGATGAATGGGTTAAAGCAATTATTCCTGAGGCCTGGAGTTTGACAGAGGTCAAGCCAAACCAGCTTCCGGAAGTGGCGGATTTGGAGCAGGAGGTTATTAACTGCATTCGGTCCCCGAGGGGCTGCAGCCCACTTAAGCTAATGGTGGAAGGAATGGAGCAAATTGCAATTGTAATCAGTGACCATACCAGGCCCCTGCCTTCAGGAACTCTGCTTCCAATCCTGTGCAACGAACTGGAACAGGCAGGGATAAAAAGAGATAAAATTACTGTGGTTATCGGGGGTGGGAATCACAGGCCTGCCACAGAAAGTGAAAAGAAACACTTGATGGGGCCCCTGTATGGCAAACTGCAATGTTTCCACAGCGCCGAAACCGGCTACAGGGTGCTGGGGGTCACTACAAGAGGAACTCCCGTGGAAGTCAGCGTTCCCGTGGCAGCTGCAGATATGGTGATAAGCCTGGGCAATATTGAGCTGCACCAGCTGGCCGGTTATTCGGGCGGGGTAAAAAGTATAGCCATTGGAACTGCCAGTAAACGTGCCATCGAACACAATCACAGGCTCACCTGCCTGCAGGAGAATGCAGTCGGTGTCCTTGACGGGAACCTGGTAAGAGAGGATATGGAGGAGTTCGCCCGCTGTACAAAGCTTAGGTTCATTATAAATGTTGTTCTCAATGAAGGCAAAGAGGTTACCGCGGTTGTTGCCGGTGACCCTGTTGCGGCTCACCGTGCCGGGTGTTCTTTTGCGAAGCGCATGTATACGGCTGAGGTTGATTACCCTGCCGAAATAGTCATTGTTTCACCGGGCGGCAGTCCCAGGGATAATGCGGTATACCAGGCTCAAAAGGCTGTCGGTAATGCCTTGAAAGTGGCTGCCAACGGAGGTATCATTATTGTAACGGCAAGGTGCCCTGAAGGCTTTGGCGACCCTGTTTTTGAACAGTGGCTAAAAGAAGCGGCGGGTTTGGCGGAACTGGAAGAAAGAACCCATAAAGAGTTTGTGCTCGGAGGACATAAGGCTGCCTTTATTATAAAAGCGGTTAAGCAGTGCCGGGTTTTTTGGGTTTCAGAAATGCAGGCTGCTGATGTGGCCAGACTTTTTTTTACGCCTTTCAATTCGCTGCAGGCTGCGGTTGATGCAGCAGCCACAGAAGTGGGAGCACAGGCCCGGGCTATAATTATGCCATGGGGAGGGTTGACCTTCCCTTTTTGCTAA
- a CDS encoding GGDEF domain-containing response regulator: MLEPVTIRDNAKKIMVIEDNCITLCQLRDYLGEQGYSIIPCKRCDDAMTLLEEVTPDLIILDIIMPDVDGYELCKWLKSHSRLKMIPIVFLTAKTSLEDKLEGFQTGGDDYITKPFAEEELLARIQAILNRINSYYSISMRDELTGAYNRRYLKERMDEEFYRVRRTGRPFSIVVLDIDFFKNINDIYGHYAGDSVLVEFVRFLQTRLRKSDLIARLGGDEFLVLLPDTTSGRAYFLVERLRQSLEEIRFYHKKDGIATENQVTISAGIACCPEHGDTEEILFTLADVALYNAKKSGRNATKIAEGANEGIACK, encoded by the coding sequence TTGTTAGAGCCGGTTACAATAAGAGATAATGCCAAAAAAATAATGGTTATTGAAGATAACTGTATCACGCTTTGTCAGCTCCGGGATTACCTGGGTGAACAGGGATACAGTATCATCCCGTGCAAGCGCTGCGATGATGCCATGACATTGCTGGAAGAGGTAACCCCCGACCTGATAATCCTTGATATAATCATGCCAGATGTAGACGGTTATGAATTATGTAAGTGGCTTAAGTCCCATTCCCGTCTGAAAATGATCCCAATAGTCTTTTTGACTGCAAAGACAAGCCTTGAAGATAAGCTGGAGGGTTTTCAGACCGGCGGTGATGATTACATTACCAAGCCCTTTGCCGAAGAAGAACTGCTGGCCAGGATACAGGCAATTTTAAACCGGATAAATAGTTACTATAGTATTTCCATGAGGGACGAACTAACCGGCGCTTATAACAGGAGATACCTTAAGGAACGTATGGATGAAGAGTTTTACCGGGTCAGGAGGACCGGCAGACCGTTTTCCATAGTGGTTTTGGATATTGATTTTTTTAAGAATATCAATGATATTTATGGGCATTATGCCGGGGATTCGGTTCTGGTGGAGTTTGTCAGGTTTTTACAGACAAGGCTCAGAAAATCAGACCTGATAGCCAGGCTGGGAGGAGACGAGTTTTTGGTTCTGCTGCCTGACACCACCTCAGGAAGAGCCTATTTTTTAGTAGAACGTTTAAGACAGTCTTTGGAGGAGATTCGTTTCTACCATAAAAAAGACGGTATTGCCACCGAAAATCAGGTTACAATAAGTGCAGGGATTGCCTGCTGTCCCGAACACGGGGATACAGAAGAAATTCTTTTTACTCTGGCTGACGTAGCTTTGTATAATGCTAAAAAATCGGGAAGAAATGCCACCAAAATAGCTGAAGGAGCGAATGAAGGGATTGCCTGCAAATAA
- a CDS encoding sigma 54-interacting transcriptional regulator codes for MSVVVTISEKCQTCYSCVRNCPAKAIKVEDGQAKIVEERCVSCGNCVRVCAQKAKKIDTIDIDMVRVFLKTKNTVAMLAPSFPAAFPGIEVKELFSALYGLGFSSIVEVTQGIELTVPRYQQYLSENWGTVIASYCPAVVGLIEKHYPNLIPMLAPIDSAVMATAKLVRLKQKKVQVVFIGPCVAKKEESRSDERNLVNAVLTFRELKCLFREQGIELEGEKGFLPESGEFLPSLFPVSGGLLKNLGLNNEIVPELSVVEGKDDCVEVIQNLSNGKIAPRFLDILYCKGCVDGPEIDTDVDFFTRKELVLRHAKAACSYFKNGMPELELSRKFSDRSVPLQYPSENEIREILKHTYKTAPEDELNCGSCGYNTCRDKAVAVYQGLAEIDMCLPYLLNKSRGEIEYYRDRLNFPQATRYILDTIIGESPVISSLKRLIEKAAASDSTVLIQGESGVGKEIVAQAIHNISSRSKSPFVPINCAAVPELLLESELFGYEEGAFTGARKGGKPGKFELANGGTILLDEIGDLPLSMQAKLLRVVQEREFERVGGTRVIKFDVRVIAATNRDLRKLIAEGKFRIDLFYRLNVLPLYVSSLRERKHDIPLLIGHFIEKISKEKNISPKIISEEAMELLLKYSWPGNVRELENITERALFLTEGTVVRPESLPPQIQVLGKDGTTNEFRPMKDAVKEVERRLVLEALHRTNNNKVLAARLLGITRVTLYQKMREYDIRMAE; via the coding sequence ATGAGTGTTGTTGTTACAATTTCAGAAAAGTGCCAAACCTGCTATTCATGTGTGCGGAACTGCCCTGCTAAAGCAATCAAGGTAGAGGATGGGCAGGCCAAAATTGTTGAGGAACGGTGTGTCAGCTGCGGCAACTGTGTGCGGGTATGTGCTCAGAAAGCAAAAAAAATCGATACTATAGATATTGATATGGTTAGGGTATTTCTAAAAACCAAGAATACCGTTGCCATGCTGGCGCCTTCTTTTCCGGCAGCTTTTCCAGGTATTGAGGTTAAGGAATTGTTTTCGGCACTATACGGACTGGGGTTCAGCTCAATAGTGGAAGTGACCCAGGGGATAGAGCTTACAGTTCCCAGATATCAACAGTACCTTAGCGAAAACTGGGGGACTGTTATTGCTTCATATTGTCCTGCTGTGGTAGGGCTTATCGAGAAGCATTACCCAAACCTTATCCCCATGCTGGCACCCATAGATTCAGCTGTAATGGCAACAGCCAAACTGGTAAGATTGAAGCAGAAAAAGGTGCAAGTAGTCTTTATTGGACCTTGTGTGGCCAAAAAAGAGGAATCCCGGAGTGATGAAAGGAATCTGGTCAATGCAGTACTGACATTTCGTGAGTTGAAATGCCTTTTCCGTGAGCAGGGCATTGAATTGGAAGGGGAAAAAGGGTTCCTCCCAGAGTCCGGGGAGTTTCTGCCCAGCCTGTTTCCTGTTTCCGGGGGACTCCTGAAAAACCTTGGCCTGAATAACGAGATTGTTCCTGAACTGTCTGTGGTGGAAGGAAAAGACGACTGTGTGGAGGTTATTCAAAACCTGAGTAACGGTAAAATAGCGCCCAGGTTTCTGGATATCCTTTATTGCAAGGGATGTGTCGATGGCCCTGAGATAGATACAGATGTGGACTTCTTCACCCGCAAGGAACTGGTGCTGCGGCACGCCAAGGCTGCCTGTTCCTATTTCAAAAACGGTATGCCTGAACTGGAGTTAAGCCGAAAGTTTTCAGACCGCTCAGTTCCTTTGCAGTATCCCTCGGAAAATGAAATCCGGGAGATTCTTAAACATACATACAAGACTGCTCCCGAGGATGAACTGAACTGCGGGTCATGTGGCTACAATACCTGTCGTGATAAGGCTGTGGCGGTTTACCAGGGGCTGGCGGAAATCGATATGTGTCTCCCGTACCTGCTAAATAAGTCACGCGGTGAAATTGAGTACTACAGGGACAGGCTCAATTTTCCCCAAGCAACCAGATATATACTTGATACCATTATCGGGGAAAGTCCGGTTATCAGCAGCTTGAAGCGATTGATCGAAAAAGCGGCGGCAAGTGACTCAACTGTGCTGATACAGGGTGAAAGCGGTGTCGGGAAGGAGATAGTGGCACAGGCTATCCATAATATCAGTTCCCGCAGCAAAAGCCCCTTTGTTCCCATAAACTGTGCAGCCGTACCGGAATTGCTCTTAGAATCCGAGTTGTTCGGCTATGAAGAGGGGGCCTTTACCGGAGCCAGGAAGGGTGGCAAGCCCGGAAAGTTTGAGCTTGCTAATGGTGGGACCATACTTCTTGACGAGATAGGGGATCTTCCCCTCAGTATGCAGGCAAAGCTGCTGAGGGTGGTACAGGAAAGGGAGTTTGAGAGGGTAGGAGGGACCCGGGTAATTAAGTTTGATGTACGGGTTATCGCAGCTACCAATAGAGACCTGCGAAAACTTATCGCAGAAGGTAAATTCCGGATTGACCTGTTTTACAGGCTAAATGTGCTGCCACTTTATGTTTCGTCCCTAAGGGAAAGAAAACATGACATTCCTCTTTTGATAGGTCATTTTATTGAGAAGATATCCAAAGAAAAAAACATCTCTCCCAAAATAATTTCTGAAGAGGCCATGGAACTGCTGTTGAAATATAGCTGGCCGGGTAATGTCAGGGAATTGGAAAACATTACGGAACGTGCCCTTTTTCTTACAGAGGGAACCGTGGTTCGTCCCGAATCACTCCCGCCACAGATACAAGTGCTGGGTAAGGACGGGACAACCAATGAATTCAGACCAATGAAGGATGCTGTAAAAGAAGTGGAACGTCGTTTAGTATTAGAGGCCCTGCACAGGACAAATAATAATAAAGTCCTGGCAGCAAGGCTGTTGGGCATTACCAGGGTAACCCTGTATCAGAAAATGAGGGAATATGATATTAGAATGGCTGAATAA
- a CDS encoding YbaB/EbfC family nucleoid-associated protein yields MLDDQLGKLLQQAQKLQSDMAKVQEELKNMRVEAVVDAGTIKVIANGRQEIVDIVVDSAIIHPANAQVLQELLVNAVNLAMEKSRTLAKQEMNRVTGGMNIPNIPGFF; encoded by the coding sequence TTGCTTGATGACCAATTGGGTAAACTCCTGCAGCAGGCGCAGAAATTACAGTCCGATATGGCCAAGGTTCAGGAAGAATTAAAGAATATGAGGGTGGAAGCCGTAGTTGATGCAGGTACAATAAAGGTAATTGCCAACGGGCGGCAGGAAATCGTTGATATTGTGGTTGATTCTGCAATCATACACCCTGCCAATGCGCAGGTTCTTCAGGAACTTCTGGTCAATGCCGTAAACCTGGCCATGGAAAAGTCCCGCACACTTGCCAAGCAGGAAATGAACAGGGTAACAGGCGGGATGAATATCCCCAATATCCCCGGATTTTTTTAG
- a CDS encoding 4Fe-4S dicluster domain-containing protein yields the protein MAELAMSVDVSKCTGCRGCQVACKQWNGLPAVKTGFSGSYENPPRIGGDTWTRVRFIEKEDSGKMRFLFRKEQCMHCTEASCQAVCAAGAIQKTDRGMVVFNDDRCVGCKNCVVACPFHAIGLSEETGSSRKCRFCYERIDNGMEPACVKACPTGAISFGDRDKMLTQAKQRVSVLHGTGVNARVYGEHELGGLHVIYVLDDEPEVYGLPAHPRVATAGLFNNWLHALAGVGVVAFAPFWLIFRERGTVPDKSVGAEVDDNA from the coding sequence ATGGCAGAACTTGCGATGTCTGTAGATGTTTCCAAATGTACCGGCTGCCGTGGCTGCCAGGTGGCCTGCAAGCAGTGGAACGGGCTGCCTGCTGTTAAAACAGGCTTCTCCGGGAGCTATGAGAACCCGCCCCGGATTGGCGGCGATACCTGGACAAGAGTGCGGTTTATTGAAAAGGAAGACAGTGGCAAAATGAGGTTCCTGTTCAGAAAAGAACAGTGTATGCACTGTACTGAGGCCAGCTGTCAAGCCGTATGTGCCGCCGGTGCAATTCAAAAGACCGACAGGGGGATGGTGGTTTTTAATGATGATCGCTGTGTCGGCTGTAAAAACTGTGTAGTCGCCTGCCCATTCCATGCGATAGGCTTATCCGAAGAAACGGGCAGCAGCAGGAAGTGCCGGTTCTGTTATGAGAGGATTGACAACGGTATGGAGCCGGCTTGTGTCAAAGCGTGCCCTACCGGCGCCATCAGTTTTGGCGACCGGGATAAGATGCTTACTCAGGCAAAGCAGAGGGTATCTGTTCTGCATGGAACAGGAGTTAATGCCCGGGTCTATGGGGAACATGAACTGGGCGGGCTGCATGTGATTTACGTCCTGGATGATGAACCGGAAGTTTACGGGCTCCCGGCACATCCCCGGGTGGCCACTGCCGGCCTGTTTAACAATTGGCTGCATGCTCTGGCTGGAGTAGGGGTGGTAGCCTTTGCACCGTTCTGGTTAATCTTCCGGGAGCGCGGGACAGTGCCGGATAAGTCAGTTGGAGCGGAGGTGGATGATAATGCATGA
- a CDS encoding formate dehydrogenase accessory protein FdhE, whose protein sequence is MPGDIDKGGIPHELLNFYRELIGIQKNYFEECSLGLKASGNAGSSGGAALQTPLLQQIQPAFDTALFIRVFRDITGMIARNRPGLEGLEAIDKIPDSFLSQSFAQARNSSVNEVVNKDNGLLKFIFTNSIKPFLKAFAQSMEKGEVKAAENHPFCPVCGGSPDMGRAVNPGGQRYLHCSLCGHEWLSKRLKCPYCLNEDHNLLSVIIVDDIPGCRIDVCEACGSYLKVIADETGGVSRLPEMADIETIYLDVVANQRGYTRSTLNI, encoded by the coding sequence TTGCCGGGTGATATTGATAAGGGCGGAATTCCACATGAGCTGCTGAATTTTTACCGGGAATTGATAGGAATTCAGAAAAACTATTTTGAAGAATGCAGTCTTGGCCTGAAGGCATCAGGAAATGCGGGCAGTTCTGGGGGAGCAGCTCTTCAAACTCCACTGCTTCAGCAAATTCAGCCTGCTTTTGATACCGCACTGTTTATCAGAGTGTTTCGTGATATTACTGGTATGATTGCCCGAAACCGGCCCGGTCTGGAGGGGTTGGAAGCAATTGACAAGATACCTGATTCTTTTCTCAGTCAGTCTTTTGCTCAGGCTCGTAACAGTAGTGTTAATGAAGTTGTGAATAAAGACAACGGCCTGTTAAAATTCATCTTTACCAATTCGATTAAACCCTTTCTGAAGGCTTTTGCCCAGAGCATGGAAAAGGGGGAGGTTAAGGCAGCTGAAAATCATCCGTTCTGTCCTGTCTGCGGCGGCAGTCCTGATATGGGAAGGGCGGTAAACCCTGGTGGGCAGAGATATTTACACTGTTCATTATGTGGACATGAATGGCTTTCCAAGAGGCTGAAGTGCCCATATTGCCTCAATGAAGACCATAATTTACTGTCAGTAATTATTGTCGATGATATTCCCGGCTGTCGGATTGATGTCTGTGAAGCTTGCGGGAGTTACCTTAAGGTAATAGCAGATGAAACAGGCGGGGTATCCCGGCTGCCGGAAATGGCAGATATTGAGACAATTTACCTGGATGTTGTGGCTAACCAGAGAGGATATACCAGGAGTACATTGAATATATAA
- the fdnG gene encoding formate dehydrogenase-N subunit alpha, protein MKCSRRGFLKLSGATGLGLFFGELGFNLEPVAAKVMDFKIKSARIVPTICPYCSCGCGILCYVENGKIINTEGDPDHPINQGSLCSKGSSLYQIANNERRLGKPLYRAPGSSKWEPREWDWVMDRIAEKVKQTRDNTFISSQKVKDSKTGGDLEVTVNRTEGIACLGGAALDNEECYLLTKAMRSMGLVYLEHQARIUHSSTVAGLAPSFGRGAMTNHYIDLKNTDCALIIGSNAAENHPMSFKWLTRAREERGARIISVDPRFTRTSSKADIYAPIRSGTDIAFIGGMINYILRNRIYNEAYVRKYTNAAFIIDDGYGFKDGIFSGYDSKNRKYSTDTWKYKTDSAGQPLKDETLQHPRTVFQLLKKHYSRYDIDTVCRITGTPKGVYMEIADTYAGTGARGKAGTILYAMGATQHTVGSQNIRSYAMLQLLLGNMGVPGGGINALRGEANVQGSTDMALLFHLIPGYLNLPTAAPQYATLASYLETETPKTGYWSNKPKFMVSLLKAFWGPNATKDNEYAYQYLPKIDPKVNYSHISVFEALYEEKIKGMFCFGQNPVVGGPNANKEAKALGNLDWLVCVDLWETETATFWTEKAGARPADIKTEVFLLPAASSVEKEGTVSNSGRWIQWRWKAIEPVNEAKSDGWVINNLFKRVKKLYENESSPAANPIKHLLWDYGDHDEPDVDKVAREINGYNVLTGKQVPGFAKLSDDGSTCSGNWVFCGMYPEAGKNLSQRRDNTDEGGLGNCLNWSYSWPANRRILYNRCSADYEGRPWTDDSKLIWWDPLKGDILKGEKGKWVGLDVPDFNTVLAPSDPGGTNPFIMLPETVGGLFTTKMKEGPFPEHYEPWESPVNNQMSGIQLNPVVKVPNTPMNEQGTPDKFPIIGTTYRVSEHWQAGQMTRNLPWLAELFPDMFVEMSESLAKARGIKNGDKVIISCARGEITAYALVTKRFKTLLVDGKQVEEVGLPWHFGYQGIATGEIANKLTPHIGDGNTMIPEYKAFLVDVRRAV, encoded by the coding sequence ATGAAGTGTTCACGAAGAGGTTTTCTGAAACTGTCCGGAGCGACAGGTCTTGGCCTGTTTTTTGGGGAGTTGGGTTTTAATCTGGAACCTGTAGCTGCGAAGGTTATGGATTTCAAGATAAAATCTGCCCGGATAGTACCTACTATTTGCCCTTACTGTAGTTGTGGGTGTGGCATCTTATGTTATGTGGAGAATGGTAAAATAATTAATACTGAAGGTGATCCGGACCACCCCATTAACCAGGGCTCTCTTTGCAGCAAAGGGTCATCATTATACCAGATAGCCAATAACGAACGAAGGCTGGGCAAGCCTCTATACAGGGCGCCCGGAAGCAGTAAGTGGGAGCCCCGGGAATGGGACTGGGTCATGGACCGGATAGCTGAAAAAGTTAAACAGACCAGAGACAATACCTTTATTAGCAGCCAAAAGGTCAAAGATTCCAAAACAGGAGGAGACCTTGAGGTTACCGTTAATCGGACAGAGGGTATTGCCTGTTTGGGAGGCGCCGCCCTTGACAATGAAGAGTGCTATCTGCTGACAAAAGCTATGCGTTCCATGGGCCTGGTTTATTTAGAACACCAGGCTCGTATCTGACACTCCTCTACGGTTGCCGGTCTGGCACCTTCATTTGGCAGAGGAGCGATGACTAATCACTATATTGACCTGAAAAATACTGACTGTGCTCTGATTATTGGGAGCAATGCCGCTGAGAATCATCCCATGTCCTTTAAGTGGCTGACCAGGGCCAGGGAAGAGCGCGGCGCCAGGATTATCAGTGTCGATCCCAGGTTTACCCGTACTTCCTCTAAAGCCGATATTTATGCCCCCATCAGGTCAGGTACTGATATTGCTTTCATCGGCGGAATGATTAACTATATTCTAAGAAACAGGATATATAACGAAGCTTATGTAAGGAAATATACCAATGCCGCCTTTATCATTGACGATGGTTATGGCTTTAAAGATGGAATTTTCAGCGGTTATGACAGCAAAAACCGCAAATACAGCACAGACACATGGAAATACAAGACTGATTCTGCGGGACAACCCCTCAAAGATGAGACCCTGCAGCACCCCAGGACTGTTTTCCAGCTGCTGAAAAAGCACTATTCGCGCTATGATATTGATACTGTGTGCAGGATAACGGGAACTCCCAAAGGCGTTTATATGGAAATCGCCGATACCTATGCTGGCACCGGGGCCCGCGGCAAAGCAGGCACTATTTTGTATGCCATGGGAGCTACTCAGCATACCGTGGGTTCGCAAAATATAAGGTCTTATGCCATGCTGCAGCTGCTGCTGGGCAATATGGGTGTTCCCGGTGGAGGCATTAATGCACTCAGGGGAGAGGCAAATGTCCAGGGCTCCACAGATATGGCGCTCCTGTTTCACCTTATCCCGGGATACCTCAATCTTCCGACAGCTGCGCCTCAGTATGCTACTCTTGCCTCATATCTTGAGACAGAGACCCCGAAAACAGGCTACTGGTCCAATAAACCAAAATTTATGGTCAGCCTGCTGAAGGCTTTTTGGGGTCCCAACGCAACCAAGGATAATGAGTATGCTTATCAATATCTACCCAAGATTGATCCCAAGGTAAATTATTCCCATATTTCAGTTTTTGAGGCCCTTTATGAAGAGAAAATTAAGGGAATGTTCTGTTTCGGGCAGAATCCTGTGGTTGGCGGTCCCAATGCCAACAAGGAAGCAAAGGCTTTGGGAAATCTGGACTGGTTGGTCTGTGTTGACCTTTGGGAGACCGAGACTGCGACTTTCTGGACCGAGAAAGCTGGCGCCCGCCCTGCTGATATCAAAACAGAAGTATTTTTGCTCCCTGCCGCATCTTCAGTTGAAAAAGAGGGGACGGTTTCCAACAGCGGAAGGTGGATTCAGTGGCGTTGGAAGGCAATTGAACCGGTTAATGAGGCCAAGTCTGACGGCTGGGTAATAAACAATCTTTTCAAGAGAGTTAAAAAACTTTATGAAAATGAGAGCAGTCCTGCGGCTAATCCAATCAAACACCTTTTATGGGATTATGGCGACCATGATGAACCTGATGTCGACAAGGTTGCCCGGGAAATCAACGGATACAATGTCCTTACCGGGAAACAGGTGCCCGGTTTTGCCAAACTGTCGGATGACGGCTCTACCTGCAGCGGAAACTGGGTTTTCTGCGGGATGTACCCCGAGGCCGGGAAGAACCTTTCTCAGAGACGTGACAACACCGATGAAGGTGGTTTGGGGAACTGCCTGAACTGGTCTTATAGCTGGCCGGCCAATCGCAGAATTCTATACAACCGCTGTTCAGCAGACTACGAAGGAAGGCCCTGGACTGATGACTCCAAGTTAATTTGGTGGGATCCCTTGAAGGGTGATATCCTCAAAGGTGAAAAGGGAAAGTGGGTAGGACTGGATGTCCCTGACTTCAATACCGTCCTGGCTCCTTCAGACCCCGGAGGGACAAATCCCTTTATAATGCTCCCGGAGACAGTGGGTGGGCTGTTTACCACCAAAATGAAGGAAGGCCCTTTTCCAGAGCACTATGAACCATGGGAGAGCCCAGTGAATAACCAGATGTCCGGTATCCAGCTTAACCCGGTGGTTAAGGTGCCGAATACACCCATGAACGAACAGGGGACACCTGATAAGTTCCCGATTATCGGCACAACTTATCGCGTTTCGGAGCATTGGCAGGCCGGACAGATGACCAGGAACCTTCCCTGGCTGGCAGAACTGTTCCCTGACATGTTTGTAGAAATGAGCGAATCCCTGGCTAAAGCAAGGGGAATCAAAAACGGCGATAAAGTTATTATATCTTGCGCCAGGGGGGAAATTACGGCATATGCCCTGGTCACCAAGCGCTTTAAAACTCTCCTTGTTGACGGGAAACAGGTTGAGGAGGTAGGACTGCCGTGGCACTTTGGCTACCAGGGAATTGCAACCGGAGAAATCGCCAATAAACTGACTCCGCATATTGGTGACGGCAACACCATGATTCCCGAATATAAGGCGTTTCTGGTTGATGTAAGGAGGGCGGTATAA